From one Lemur catta isolate mLemCat1 chromosome 5, mLemCat1.pri, whole genome shotgun sequence genomic stretch:
- the GPX6 gene encoding glutathione peroxidase 6, giving the protein MDDYNPLQRMKLKPKMDCNKGVTGTIYEYGALTLDGEYIQFKQYAGKHVLFVNVATYUGLTVQYRELNALQEELRNFGVIVLGFPCNQFGKQEPGKNSEILSGLKYVRPGGGFVPNFLLFEKGDVNGENEQKVFTFLKNSCPPTSDLLGSSSQLFWEPMKVHDIRWNFEKFLVGPSGVPVMRWFHQAPVSTVKSDILEYLKHTNTQ; this is encoded by the exons ATGGATTGCAACAAAGGGGTGACAGGCACCATCTATGAGTATGGAGCCCTCACCCTTGATGGCGAGTACATCCAGTTCAAGCAATATGCAGGCAAGCACGTCCTCTTTGTCAATGTGGCCACCTATTGAGGCTTGACAGTTCAGTATCGTG AATTGAATGCACTACAGGAGGAGCTGAGGAATTTTGGTGTCATTGTGTTGGGCTTTCCCTGCAATCAGTTTGGAAAACAAGAACCAGGAAAGAACTCAGAGATcctttctgggctcaa GTATGTGCGTCCAGGTGGAGGCTTTGTCCCCAATTTCCTGCTCTTTGAAAAAGGGGATGTGAATggagaaaatgaacagaaagtcTTTACTTTCCTTAAG AACTCCTGCCCTCCAACCTCTGATCTTTTGGGCTCATCAAGCCAACTCTTCTGGGAGCCCATGAAGGTCCATGACATCCGCTGGAACTTTGAGAAGTTCTTGGTGGGGCCCAGTGGAGTCCCTGTCATGCGCTGGTTCCACCAGGCTCCCGTCAGCACAGTCAAATCAGACATCCTAGAGTACTTAAAGCACACTAATACCCAGTAG